A single genomic interval of Vulpes lagopus strain Blue_001 chromosome 19, ASM1834538v1, whole genome shotgun sequence harbors:
- the NKIRAS1 gene encoding NF-kappa-B inhibitor-interacting Ras-like protein 1 isoform X2: MLNQLSHPGMEDCETMEDVYMASVETDRGVKEQLHLYDTRGLQEGVELPKHYFSFADGFVLVYSVNNLESFQRVELLKKEIDKFKDKKEVAIVVLGNKIDLSEQRQVDAEVAQQWARSEKVRLWEVTVTDRRTLIEPFTLLASKLSQPQSKSSFPLPGRKNKGNSSSEN; the protein is encoded by the exons GAATGGAAGATTGTGAAACAATGGAAGATGTTTATATGGCTTCAGTGGAAACGGATAGAGGAGTAAAGGAACAGTTACATCTTTATGACACCAGAGGCTTACAGGAAGGCGTAGAGCTACCAaagcattatttttcctttgctgatgGCTTTGTTCTTGTGTATAGTGTGAATAACCTTGAATCCTTTCAAAGAGTAGAGcttctgaagaaagaaattgataagTTTAAAGACAAAAAGGAG gtaGCAATTGTCGTATTAGGAAACAAAATCGACCTTTCTGAGCAGAGACAAGTGGATGCTGAGGTGGCACAGCAATGGGCGAGAAGTGAGAAAGTACGCCTGTGGGAGGTAACGGTTACAGATCGGAGAACTCTGATTGAGCCATTCACTCTCTTAGCCAGCAAACTTTCCCAGCCCCAGAGCAAATCAAGCTTTCCTTTGCCTGGGAGGAAAAACAAAGGGAATTCTAGCTCGGAGAACTAA